The following proteins come from a genomic window of Natrinema saccharevitans:
- a CDS encoding DUF5791 family protein, translated as MFHEQRMTVPDSPAALRAEYADDLASIVEERGPAEAAAETGLERERLEAVAAGDLPELTLEEAAAIQSLAEGAPDPETTETMALEHLLLGMSTAVLDVDAVESELEIDLDAKEIQQKIEGRAPMSFDEFVHVQYVIADGAP; from the coding sequence ATGTTCCACGAACAGCGGATGACCGTCCCCGACTCGCCCGCCGCGCTCCGGGCCGAGTACGCGGACGACCTCGCGTCGATCGTCGAGGAACGGGGCCCGGCCGAGGCGGCCGCCGAAACCGGCCTCGAGCGGGAGCGACTCGAGGCGGTCGCCGCGGGCGACCTGCCGGAACTGACCCTCGAGGAGGCCGCGGCGATCCAGTCGCTGGCCGAGGGCGCGCCCGATCCCGAGACGACGGAGACGATGGCACTTGAACACCTGCTCTTGGGGATGTCGACGGCGGTACTCGACGTCGACGCCGTCGAGAGCGAACTCGAGATCGACTTAGACGCCAAGGAAATCCAACAGAAGATAGAGGGTCGCGCGCCGATGTCGTTCGACGAGTTCGTCCACGTCCAGTACGTGATCGCGGACGGCGCGCCGTAG
- a CDS encoding carbohydrate kinase family protein, with translation MSDDRRDRPATLEHDDPRRVVALPDGSVDRWYALGGSGGDRFESADAFADRLAAGDRTFSLEPTAVRPGGQAVNAARQVHALGDRATLIGHLDHPVLSDFPFETRSMGSPATVRVVDVGGDELQLAEPGPAEDWGLAELLAVVDWDRLVAADALCCTNWVSVRGLTTVFDRLAATPPADPLPIVVDPGPIETVDPAALEGLFDALSRVDRADGSLEVVLSVNSTEFRAAARAVDVDADPIAESLAALRAALGLTGVVFHGADAAVGATRAETAVAEMYDTGEPRRTTGAGDRFSAGLTCALARGYSLESALSLANACAAHFVGTGDTADPAAVRALLED, from the coding sequence GTGAGCGACGACCGTCGCGACCGTCCGGCAACCCTCGAACACGACGACCCCAGACGCGTCGTCGCGCTTCCCGACGGCAGCGTCGATCGCTGGTACGCGCTGGGTGGCTCGGGCGGCGACCGCTTCGAATCGGCCGACGCGTTCGCCGACCGGCTCGCGGCCGGCGACCGCACGTTCTCGCTCGAGCCGACGGCCGTTCGGCCGGGCGGGCAGGCGGTCAACGCGGCGCGGCAGGTACACGCCCTCGGCGATCGGGCGACGCTTATCGGCCACCTCGATCATCCGGTGTTGTCCGACTTTCCGTTCGAGACGCGCTCGATGGGATCGCCGGCGACGGTCCGCGTCGTCGACGTCGGCGGGGACGAACTCCAGCTCGCCGAACCGGGGCCGGCCGAGGACTGGGGACTCGCGGAGCTGCTCGCGGTCGTCGACTGGGACCGGCTCGTCGCCGCGGACGCGCTGTGCTGTACGAACTGGGTTTCGGTCCGGGGCCTCACCACCGTCTTCGACCGGCTGGCGGCGACCCCGCCCGCGGATCCGCTTCCGATCGTCGTCGATCCCGGACCGATCGAGACCGTCGACCCGGCCGCGCTCGAGGGGCTGTTCGACGCGCTCTCGCGGGTCGACCGGGCCGACGGCTCGCTCGAGGTGGTCCTGAGCGTGAACTCGACGGAGTTTCGGGCCGCCGCGCGCGCAGTCGACGTCGACGCCGACCCCATCGCCGAATCGCTGGCCGCGCTTCGCGCTGCGCTCGGTCTCACCGGCGTCGTCTTCCACGGCGCGGACGCGGCCGTCGGCGCGACGCGGGCCGAGACCGCCGTCGCGGAGATGTACGACACCGGCGAGCCGCGCCGAACGACCGGTGCCGGCGACCGGTTCTCGGCCGGGCTGACCTGCGCGCTGGCCCGCGGGTACTCCCTCGAGTCGGCGCTGTCGCTCGCCAACGCCTGTGCGGCACACTTCGTCGGGACGGGCGACACGGCCGACCCGGCGGCCGTCCGGGCGCTGCTCGAGGACTAG
- a CDS encoding glycosyltransferase family protein produces MEYVQERIATLHEFGEAGTAEGARSSAADAVAETAVVVPMAGRELESPAAARVLDELERLEPAPAAVFVPVRAEPNRIGPFREWLASFSLPIRLLWCNAPGVETLFAEAGLDGGFGKGRDVWLALGPAAEVGDAVVVHDADARSYEAEHVRRLLAPLQLEFDFAKGYYARVEDGRLYGRLFRLFYAPLVRALADAHDAPILDYLGAFRYALAGEFAATASLARRLRAPRAWGLEVGTLGDAFGVAGFDGSAQVDLGRHVHDHRAVAGDAGLEGMSREVAATLLGVLEDHGVEPAYGSLSERYRAAGEELIAQYRADAAFNGLDYEPAAERDQLARYAESIAPPGADARLPRWTEAPFAPADVLAAARPYRSH; encoded by the coding sequence ATGGAGTACGTCCAGGAGCGGATCGCGACGCTCCACGAGTTCGGCGAGGCGGGGACGGCCGAGGGGGCCCGCTCGAGCGCGGCCGACGCGGTCGCCGAGACGGCCGTCGTCGTCCCCATGGCCGGCCGCGAACTGGAGAGCCCCGCCGCCGCGCGTGTCCTCGACGAACTCGAGCGCCTCGAGCCCGCGCCGGCCGCGGTCTTCGTTCCGGTCCGCGCCGAGCCTAACCGGATCGGGCCGTTCCGGGAGTGGCTGGCCTCGTTTTCCCTGCCGATCCGGCTCCTCTGGTGTAACGCACCGGGCGTGGAGACGCTGTTCGCCGAGGCGGGGCTCGACGGCGGGTTCGGTAAGGGCCGTGACGTCTGGCTGGCGCTTGGCCCCGCCGCCGAGGTCGGCGACGCGGTCGTCGTCCACGACGCCGACGCCCGTAGCTACGAGGCCGAACACGTCCGCCGCTTGCTCGCGCCGCTGCAACTGGAGTTCGACTTCGCGAAGGGGTACTACGCCCGCGTCGAAGACGGGCGACTCTACGGGCGGCTCTTCCGGCTGTTCTACGCGCCGCTCGTGCGGGCGCTGGCCGACGCCCACGACGCCCCGATCCTCGACTATCTCGGAGCGTTTCGCTACGCACTGGCCGGCGAGTTCGCCGCAACCGCGTCGCTGGCCCGCCGACTGCGCGCCCCGCGGGCGTGGGGACTCGAGGTCGGGACGCTGGGCGACGCCTTCGGAGTCGCCGGGTTCGACGGCTCCGCGCAGGTCGATCTGGGCCGGCACGTCCACGACCACCGCGCGGTCGCCGGCGACGCCGGCCTCGAGGGGATGAGCAGGGAGGTGGCCGCGACGCTCCTCGGCGTCCTCGAGGACCACGGCGTCGAGCCCGCTTACGGGAGCCTGTCGGAGCGCTACCGGGCCGCGGGCGAGGAACTGATCGCCCAGTATCGGGCCGACGCGGCGTTCAACGGGCTCGACTACGAGCCCGCGGCCGAGCGGGACCAGCTCGCCCGCTACGCCGAGTCGATCGCACCGCCGGGGGCCGACGCGCGGCTGCCGCGCTGGACCGAGGCCCCGTTCGCGCCGGCCGACGTGCTGGCAGCGGCCCGTCCTTATCGTAGCCACTGA
- a CDS encoding DUF7109 family protein: MDATADELAGVVDLFGGLTRTELERALAEAAYRADGGSIEAAALETAIEDALESFALVRYEPDGDDVGPDGEALLVAGPTAFPTVPEYAEDVPHILEVDRRRPDREPLGEAAGERLREAVDSAVDAENAERIRTLIDVTYDLEAWAPIDCTDERRRLEARLEE; encoded by the coding sequence ATGGACGCGACCGCCGACGAACTGGCCGGCGTGGTCGATCTCTTCGGCGGGCTGACCCGCACGGAACTCGAGCGGGCGCTCGCCGAGGCCGCCTACCGCGCCGACGGGGGGTCGATCGAGGCGGCGGCCCTCGAGACGGCGATCGAGGACGCCCTCGAGTCGTTCGCGCTCGTGCGGTACGAGCCCGACGGGGACGACGTGGGACCCGACGGCGAGGCGCTGCTGGTCGCCGGCCCGACTGCCTTTCCGACGGTTCCGGAGTACGCCGAGGACGTCCCCCACATCCTCGAGGTCGATCGCCGACGGCCCGACCGCGAGCCGCTCGGCGAGGCCGCCGGCGAACGGCTTCGCGAGGCCGTCGATTCGGCCGTCGACGCGGAGAACGCCGAACGGATCCGGACCCTGATCGACGTCACCTACGACCTCGAGGCGTGGGCCCCGATCGATTGCACCGACGAACGCCGGCGACTGGAGGCGCGACTCGAGGAATGA
- a CDS encoding DHH family phosphoesterase, whose translation MSYRSAPIDGGVVGATPLATESIGDSVRSLEPLVLSLLVLAVVGLAVGGWWVVRWFRRPPGAQLQRLLATHDEVTVLMHPNPDPDAMSCAMGVAAIADSVDTDAELQYAGEIRHQENRAFRTVLELEMDAIDASSQLAADPVVLVDHNTPRGFTGAQTVEPIAVVDHHPGNGAGTKFTDVRTDYGAASTIVVEYLEEIGATLGDEDGSGPEVSPELATGLLYGIQSDTNHLTNGCSRAEFDACATLFSGIDEDLLDRIANPQVSDDVLRVKATAITEKRIEGPFAVCDVGEIGNVDAIPQAADELMHLEGVTAVVVYGEHDGTIHLSGRSRDDRVHMGEALRHAISDIPMASAGGHARMGGGQLSIDHMNGIGPSDGISREEFEERLFSAMAGER comes from the coding sequence ATGAGCTATCGGAGCGCCCCGATCGACGGTGGTGTCGTCGGGGCGACACCGCTCGCGACCGAGTCGATCGGCGACTCGGTCCGCTCCCTCGAGCCGCTCGTTCTCTCCTTGCTGGTGCTTGCCGTCGTCGGGCTCGCCGTCGGCGGTTGGTGGGTGGTACGGTGGTTCCGGCGGCCGCCGGGCGCGCAGCTACAGCGGCTGCTCGCGACCCACGACGAGGTGACGGTGTTGATGCACCCGAACCCGGACCCCGACGCCATGTCGTGTGCGATGGGCGTCGCGGCGATCGCGGACTCGGTCGACACCGACGCCGAACTGCAGTACGCCGGTGAGATCCGCCATCAGGAGAACCGGGCGTTCCGGACCGTTCTCGAGTTGGAGATGGACGCGATCGACGCCAGCTCCCAGCTCGCCGCGGACCCGGTCGTCCTGGTCGATCACAACACGCCGCGTGGCTTCACCGGGGCCCAGACCGTCGAGCCGATCGCGGTCGTCGACCACCACCCCGGCAACGGTGCCGGCACGAAGTTCACCGACGTCCGGACCGACTACGGCGCGGCCTCGACGATCGTCGTCGAGTACCTAGAGGAGATCGGGGCGACGCTGGGCGACGAGGACGGAAGCGGCCCCGAGGTATCGCCGGAACTCGCGACCGGGCTGCTCTACGGCATCCAGTCGGACACGAACCACCTGACCAACGGCTGCTCGCGGGCGGAGTTCGACGCCTGTGCGACACTGTTTTCCGGGATCGACGAGGATCTGCTCGATCGGATCGCCAACCCGCAGGTCAGCGACGACGTCCTCCGGGTCAAGGCGACGGCGATCACCGAAAAGCGGATCGAGGGCCCCTTCGCCGTCTGCGACGTCGGCGAGATCGGCAACGTCGACGCCATCCCGCAGGCCGCCGACGAACTCATGCACCTCGAGGGGGTGACGGCCGTCGTCGTCTACGGCGAACACGACGGCACGATCCACCTCTCGGGGCGCTCCCGGGACGACCGGGTCCACATGGGCGAGGCGCTTCGTCACGCCATCAGCGACATTCCGATGGCGAGCGCGGGCGGCCACGCGCGGATGGGTGGCGGCCAGCTCTCGATCGATCACATGAACGGGATCGGCCCCTCCGACGGGATCAGCCGCGAGGAGTTCGAAGAACGTCTTTTCTCGGCGATGGCCGGCGAACGCTAG
- a CDS encoding tubulin/FtsZ family protein, whose protein sequence is MKVALIGVGQAGGRITERLAKFDANMDFGAVQGALAVNSAKPDLQSLQFVDTKLIGADRVNGHGVGGDNELGTDVMQADVQQVLGALDGRVTSSAEAIVVVAGLGGGTGSGGAPVLVHNLQQVYDVPVYALGVLPGRNEGALYQANAGRSLKTLLREADSTLLIDNDAWHEQGESVEGAFETINDRIAKRVGLLFASGEAVEGVGESVVDSSEVINTLRAGGVAALGYATEAASDDSAENVNTAMTVSRQALLTGTSLPDATTADSALLVIAGRPDAIPRKGVERARRWLEDETGSMQVRGGDFPLDSERLGALVLLGGAERSDRVQAFMERAREATEAQEAESTDHAEEFADDRLENLF, encoded by the coding sequence ATGAAAGTAGCCCTGATCGGGGTCGGTCAGGCCGGTGGAAGGATCACCGAGCGGCTCGCGAAGTTCGACGCGAACATGGACTTCGGAGCCGTCCAGGGTGCCCTGGCCGTCAACTCCGCGAAACCCGACCTCCAGTCCCTCCAGTTCGTCGATACGAAGCTGATCGGTGCCGACCGCGTCAACGGCCACGGCGTCGGCGGCGACAACGAACTCGGCACGGACGTGATGCAGGCCGACGTCCAGCAAGTACTCGGCGCGCTCGACGGCCGCGTGACCTCGAGTGCCGAGGCGATCGTCGTCGTCGCCGGACTGGGCGGCGGGACCGGCAGCGGCGGCGCGCCGGTGTTAGTCCACAACCTCCAGCAGGTCTACGACGTGCCGGTCTACGCGCTGGGCGTGTTGCCCGGCCGCAACGAGGGGGCGCTCTATCAGGCAAACGCCGGCCGCTCGCTGAAGACGCTGCTGCGGGAGGCCGACTCGACGCTGCTGATCGACAACGACGCCTGGCACGAACAGGGCGAGAGCGTCGAGGGAGCCTTCGAGACGATCAACGACCGGATCGCCAAGCGGGTCGGCCTGCTGTTCGCTTCGGGGGAGGCCGTCGAGGGCGTCGGCGAAAGCGTCGTCGACTCGAGCGAGGTCATCAACACTCTCCGCGCGGGCGGGGTCGCGGCGCTCGGCTACGCGACCGAGGCGGCCAGCGACGACAGCGCCGAGAACGTAAACACCGCGATGACCGTCTCGCGGCAGGCGCTGTTGACGGGGACGAGTCTGCCCGACGCCACCACGGCCGACTCCGCGCTGCTGGTCATCGCCGGCCGGCCCGACGCCATCCCGCGCAAGGGCGTCGAGCGCGCCCGGCGCTGGCTCGAGGACGAGACCGGCAGCATGCAGGTCCGGGGCGGTGACTTCCCGCTGGACAGCGAGCGACTGGGCGCGCTGGTACTGCTCGGCGGCGCGGAGCGGTCCGACCGAGTGCAGGCGTTCATGGAACGTGCCCGCGAGGCCACGGAGGCCCAGGAGGCGGAGTCGACCGACCACGCCGAGGAGTTCGCCGACGACCGACTCGAGAACCTCTTTTGA
- a CDS encoding SDR family oxidoreductase — protein sequence MQVAILGCGYVGLELGRQLVARGHEPIGVRRSAEGIERVETAGFEGVRADVTDPEALAAVPDVDAVVFAASSGGRGAEAAREVYVEGLRTAIEAFGEREDAPDRLVYTSSTGVHGDHDGDWVDEETALEPATAKTEVLAEAERIALELPPEFGFDGTVARYAGLYGPDRYRLERYLEGPVTEGYLNMVHRDDAAGAVRYLLTEDLARGEVVQVVDDEPASKWAFADWLAEECGVDRPSKRTKAERLEDADLSEAGRRRILTSKRCSNGKLRDLGYEFAYPTFREGYRDAIERYRGGE from the coding sequence ATGCAAGTCGCAATCCTGGGCTGTGGATACGTCGGCCTCGAGCTGGGTCGCCAGCTCGTGGCCCGCGGCCACGAGCCGATCGGCGTTCGCCGGTCGGCCGAGGGCATCGAGCGGGTCGAGACAGCCGGCTTCGAGGGTGTTCGGGCGGACGTCACCGACCCCGAGGCACTGGCGGCGGTGCCCGACGTCGACGCCGTCGTCTTCGCCGCCAGCAGCGGCGGTCGCGGTGCCGAGGCCGCCCGCGAGGTCTACGTCGAGGGGCTACGGACCGCGATCGAAGCCTTCGGCGAGCGCGAGGACGCGCCGGATCGGCTGGTCTATACCTCCTCGACGGGAGTTCACGGCGATCACGACGGCGACTGGGTCGACGAGGAGACGGCTCTCGAGCCCGCCACCGCAAAGACCGAGGTACTGGCCGAGGCCGAGCGGATCGCCCTCGAGTTGCCCCCGGAGTTCGGGTTCGACGGTACCGTCGCCCGCTATGCGGGGCTGTACGGCCCCGACCGCTATCGCCTCGAGCGCTACCTCGAGGGACCGGTAACGGAGGGGTATCTCAACATGGTCCACCGCGACGACGCCGCCGGCGCGGTCCGGTACCTGCTCACCGAGGACCTCGCGCGCGGGGAGGTCGTCCAGGTCGTCGACGACGAACCGGCCTCGAAGTGGGCGTTCGCGGACTGGCTGGCCGAGGAGTGCGGCGTCGATCGGCCGTCCAAGCGGACGAAAGCCGAGCGGCTCGAAGACGCCGATCTCTCCGAGGCGGGACGGCGGCGGATCCTGACGAGCAAACGCTGTTCGAACGGGAAGCTGCGCGATCTCGGCTACGAGTTCGCGTATCCGACCTTCCGCGAGGGCTATCGCGACGCGATCGAGCGCTATCGCGGCGGCGAGTAA
- a CDS encoding HVO_0758 family zinc finger protein has product MKSVRKALRDGELEKDTYDRLVCGECEKPLKTENDPDEIKTVRICPDCADEWKEIR; this is encoded by the coding sequence ATGAAATCTGTCCGGAAGGCACTCCGCGACGGCGAACTCGAGAAGGACACCTACGACCGGCTCGTCTGTGGCGAGTGCGAGAAGCCCCTGAAGACCGAAAACGACCCGGACGAGATCAAGACGGTCCGTATCTGTCCCGACTGTGCGGATGAGTGGAAAGAGATCCGGTAA
- a CDS encoding coiled-coil protein — translation MVDESKNIELTEDDLENKSKGQLIKMAGQLRDRRNELNQMASDRASKRDELNAKTREKVDEAQEHREKRDELNEQVQEHKESRNELNAEANELFDKVEQLKSDMELDEGKDLEELEEEIEDLEFKQQTEVLSSEEEQELIEKIESKREEYEERKQKLDQNEDLEELVEEAEEVRSEASQHHQKVTELADKAQEHHNQMIEAYREADDIRDEADEMHEKFVEAQEAADRHHEDFVRVQKRLRELDKKEEEERKSERDKKKEEAKEEAEEIYQKFKEGETLDTEDLMKLQKTGLL, via the coding sequence ATGGTAGACGAATCGAAGAACATCGAACTGACAGAGGACGACCTAGAAAACAAATCGAAAGGACAGCTCATCAAGATGGCCGGTCAACTGCGAGACCGGCGCAACGAGCTGAACCAGATGGCTTCTGACCGGGCTTCCAAACGCGACGAGCTCAACGCGAAGACTCGCGAGAAAGTCGACGAGGCCCAGGAACACCGCGAGAAACGCGACGAGCTCAACGAACAGGTCCAGGAACACAAGGAGAGCCGTAACGAGCTCAACGCCGAGGCCAACGAACTGTTCGACAAGGTCGAACAGCTCAAATCGGACATGGAGCTCGACGAGGGCAAGGACCTCGAGGAACTCGAGGAGGAGATCGAAGACCTCGAGTTCAAACAGCAGACCGAGGTCCTCTCAAGCGAGGAAGAGCAGGAACTGATCGAGAAGATCGAGAGCAAGCGCGAGGAGTACGAGGAGCGCAAGCAGAAACTCGATCAGAACGAGGACTTAGAAGAACTCGTCGAGGAGGCCGAGGAAGTACGATCGGAAGCCTCCCAGCACCACCAGAAGGTCACGGAACTCGCCGACAAGGCCCAGGAACATCACAACCAGATGATCGAGGCCTATCGGGAGGCCGACGACATCCGTGACGAGGCCGACGAGATGCACGAGAAGTTCGTCGAGGCCCAGGAGGCCGCCGACCGCCACCACGAGGACTTCGTCCGCGTCCAGAAGCGCCTGCGCGAACTGGACAAGAAAGAGGAAGAAGAGCGCAAGTCCGAGCGCGACAAGAAGAAAGAGGAGGCCAAGGAAGAGGCCGAAGAGATCTACCAGAAGTTCAAGGAAGGCGAGACCCTCGACACCGAGGACCTGATGAAACTCCAGAAGACGGGACTGCTCTAA
- a CDS encoding glycoside hydrolase family 2 protein, with protein sequence MTDEWTAGVVTDAGGGDLPTVEDWRPVPVPRYPAAFVDADGPIAYRTTFADPRVDAAERAVLEIGGTDGPAEVWLNGSRLGASDVGFVPARFEFEPRPENELLVVCERPDAFAGIRGTDEVPDRLAVPGIRRGVAVESRPRTFLREFDVRPRLGPASESDGETDGDAPSAANATADGAGAAIDVTLEVDAGAAVDDAVTLSLRPEGFRGGAAMERVPVQAEAGERTTVSRTLSVREPSLWWPREYGPQDRYTVRAKLEGDTLERTVGLRHVERDGDGLLVNGRRVRARGFTRLPGGDPRADVDRAVDANATLLRARGHVPPRSFYEACDEAGLLVWQDLPACGSDLPIDRGIELTTALAETYGRYPSLAMYGVQDRPTDPYAEPVGKGLLARFAVRYRAWRTSVDREPADAVAERLPDDLPIVPVAGPPGTDADAAHLFPGWRYLAAADTDWLLETYPSLGEVVGRFGAGSLAADDADPATVPGLEPALLADGADVEGSQREQARILKTVAETLRRRDCGVLAASTLRDPAPGGGMGVYAADGEPKRAAEAIAQSYEPVQAALDGPPTPGTVGITLCNDRNEALETTVGWRAGDETAVTTVDVGPLETTSAGTARIPADAERVVLEVAVDDRTVRNRYYL encoded by the coding sequence ATGACCGACGAGTGGACTGCCGGGGTCGTCACGGATGCCGGCGGTGGCGATCTCCCGACCGTCGAGGACTGGCGACCGGTGCCGGTCCCCCGCTATCCCGCCGCGTTCGTCGACGCCGACGGGCCGATCGCTTACCGAACGACGTTCGCGGACCCGCGCGTCGACGCCGCCGAACGGGCCGTCCTCGAGATCGGCGGCACGGACGGTCCGGCCGAGGTCTGGCTGAACGGGTCGCGGCTGGGCGCGAGCGACGTCGGGTTCGTCCCGGCCCGCTTCGAGTTCGAGCCCCGCCCGGAGAACGAACTCCTCGTCGTCTGCGAGCGCCCGGACGCGTTCGCGGGGATCCGCGGCACCGACGAGGTCCCCGACCGGCTCGCGGTGCCCGGGATCCGGCGCGGCGTCGCCGTCGAGTCTCGCCCCCGGACCTTTCTGCGGGAGTTCGACGTGCGGCCGCGGCTGGGGCCGGCATCGGAATCCGATGGCGAAACGGACGGGGACGCTCCGTCGGCCGCGAACGCGACCGCGGACGGCGCGGGTGCCGCGATCGACGTGACCCTCGAGGTCGATGCGGGCGCGGCCGTCGACGACGCGGTGACGCTATCGCTGCGGCCCGAGGGCTTTCGCGGTGGCGCGGCCATGGAACGGGTCCCCGTACAGGCCGAGGCCGGCGAGCGGACCACCGTCTCGCGGACGCTTTCGGTTCGGGAGCCGTCGCTGTGGTGGCCCCGCGAGTACGGCCCGCAGGACCGCTACACCGTGCGGGCGAAACTCGAGGGCGACACCCTCGAGCGGACGGTCGGTCTCCGCCACGTCGAGCGCGACGGCGACGGCCTGCTGGTCAACGGCCGGCGGGTTCGGGCCCGCGGGTTCACGCGGCTCCCCGGCGGCGATCCCCGCGCGGACGTCGACCGGGCCGTCGACGCGAACGCGACGCTCCTTCGCGCACGCGGGCACGTCCCGCCGCGGTCGTTCTACGAGGCCTGCGACGAGGCGGGGCTGCTGGTCTGGCAGGACCTGCCCGCGTGCGGCTCCGACCTCCCGATCGACCGGGGGATCGAACTGACGACGGCGCTGGCCGAGACGTACGGCCGCTATCCCAGCCTCGCGATGTACGGCGTCCAGGACCGGCCGACCGACCCGTACGCGGAGCCGGTGGGCAAGGGGCTGCTCGCGAGATTCGCCGTCAGGTACCGAGCGTGGCGGACGTCGGTCGATCGAGAACCTGCGGACGCAGTCGCCGAGCGTCTCCCCGACGACCTGCCGATCGTGCCGGTGGCGGGGCCGCCGGGAACCGACGCCGACGCGGCGCATCTCTTCCCGGGCTGGCGATACCTCGCGGCCGCCGACACCGACTGGCTGCTCGAGACGTACCCGTCGCTCGGTGAGGTCGTCGGTCGGTTCGGCGCTGGATCGCTCGCGGCCGACGACGCCGACCCGGCGACGGTGCCCGGGCTCGAGCCGGCGCTGCTCGCCGACGGGGCCGACGTCGAGGGCTCACAGCGCGAGCAGGCACGGATCCTGAAGACGGTCGCCGAGACGCTTCGCCGGCGAGACTGTGGCGTCCTCGCGGCGTCGACGCTTCGCGACCCCGCACCGGGCGGCGGCATGGGCGTGTACGCCGCCGACGGGGAGCCAAAGCGGGCCGCCGAAGCGATCGCGCAGTCCTACGAGCCGGTCCAGGCCGCCCTCGACGGGCCGCCGACGCCCGGGACCGTCGGGATCACGCTCTGTAACGACCGCAACGAGGCCCTCGAGACCACCGTCGGCTGGCGGGCCGGCGACGAGACGGCCGTGACGACGGTGGATGTCGGCCCACTCGAGACGACCAGCGCCGGGACTGCTCGGATTCCCGCCGACGCCGAACGGGTCGTCCTCGAGGTCGCCGTCGACGATCGGACGGTCCGTAACCGGTACTATTTATAA
- a CDS encoding carboxylate--amine ligase, whose amino-acid sequence MQRHREDAGVLVPGIAAPSTVACLRSLRPRGVRTVVGSESRSTPAATSAYRDEFVGLPDPESGLTAYGDALRSLAERADIETIVPVREEDVYVLANRRDEFATDVATPWPTFETLRRVQDRVELFAAADAAGVAAPETALLDEWDDWDRETIVKPRYTVAAPAYLGSSAAHATVGSTEYQPPRTEPDREAEIATRGHVPLVQERIPDSREYGFFALYDRGDPVATFQHCQRRGWKYCGGPSAYRESVHIPELEDAGRALLDELEWHGLAMVEFLRDPADGEFKLMEVNPRFWSSLPFSVRAGADFPYYYWQLATGEPITSESTYEVGMGGHLLRGELSYLHSVATEEYPLVERPALGAAVREVATSLVAHPRFDYAVADDPVPFVQDGVNLVRTWLGDRSATAEAGDDATEPTGSTPTIDRPATEPTEPAQTDGGPTGPQSDSSDGGTR is encoded by the coding sequence ATGCAACGTCACAGGGAAGACGCGGGCGTTCTCGTGCCGGGAATCGCCGCCCCGAGTACGGTTGCCTGTCTCCGCTCGCTTCGACCGCGCGGCGTTCGGACCGTCGTCGGCTCCGAGTCGCGATCGACGCCGGCAGCGACGTCGGCCTACCGCGACGAGTTCGTGGGGCTGCCCGACCCCGAGAGCGGTCTCACCGCGTACGGCGACGCCCTCCGCTCGCTCGCCGAACGGGCCGATATCGAGACGATCGTCCCCGTCCGCGAGGAAGACGTCTACGTCCTCGCGAACCGCAGGGACGAGTTCGCGACGGACGTCGCGACCCCGTGGCCGACGTTCGAGACGCTCCGTCGCGTCCAGGACCGGGTCGAACTCTTCGCCGCCGCCGACGCGGCCGGCGTCGCGGCCCCCGAGACCGCCCTCCTCGACGAGTGGGACGACTGGGATCGCGAGACGATCGTCAAACCACGTTACACCGTCGCAGCGCCGGCCTACCTCGGCTCGAGCGCGGCGCACGCGACGGTCGGCTCGACCGAGTATCAGCCCCCGAGGACGGAACCGGATCGAGAAGCGGAAATCGCCACTCGCGGGCACGTGCCGCTGGTCCAAGAGCGGATCCCGGACTCGCGAGAGTACGGGTTCTTCGCGCTGTACGACCGCGGCGACCCGGTCGCGACCTTCCAGCACTGCCAGCGACGGGGCTGGAAGTACTGCGGCGGGCCGAGCGCCTACCGGGAGTCGGTCCACATTCCCGAACTCGAGGACGCGGGGCGGGCGCTGCTCGACGAACTCGAGTGGCACGGGCTCGCGATGGTGGAGTTCCTGCGGGATCCGGCCGACGGCGAGTTCAAGCTGATGGAGGTCAACCCGCGGTTCTGGTCCTCGCTGCCGTTTTCGGTTCGGGCGGGCGCGGACTTTCCCTACTACTACTGGCAGCTGGCGACCGGCGAGCCGATCACGTCGGAGTCGACCTACGAGGTCGGAATGGGCGGCCATCTGCTGCGGGGAGAACTCAGCTACCTGCACAGCGTCGCCACCGAGGAGTATCCGCTGGTCGAGCGGCCGGCGCTCGGGGCCGCCGTCCGCGAGGTCGCGACGTCGCTCGTCGCCCACCCGCGGTTCGATTACGCCGTCGCCGACGATCCGGTGCCGTTCGTGCAGGACGGCGTCAACCTCGTTCGGACGTGGCTGGGGGATCGGTCGGCGACGGCCGAGGCGGGAGACGACGCGACGGAGCCGACCGGTTCCACGCCGACGATCGATCGCCCGGCGACGGAGCCGACGGAACCGGCCCAGACCGACGGCGGCCCGACCGGACCGCAGTCCGACAGTTCGGACGGCGGGACGCGGTGA